The Carnobacterium sp. 17-4 genome has a window encoding:
- a CDS encoding NADPH-dependent FMN reductase: MIKIGIITGSTRPGRNSLQVAQWVKELADKHGDAHYEIVDIAEYHLPLYNEPIPASSSQNYVTPEAIPWSKKITELDGFIFITPEYNHGITAALKNAIDYLYPEWNNKAAGIVSYGSSGGVRATEALRVVLAELQVADVRSHTAMSIFTDFVNMHEFKPASLHENAVNTMLTQLNTWATALQPIRNKS; this comes from the coding sequence ATGATAAAAATTGGAATCATTACGGGTAGTACACGTCCTGGACGTAATAGCTTGCAAGTAGCTCAATGGGTAAAAGAATTAGCTGACAAACATGGAGATGCACATTACGAAATTGTGGACATTGCAGAATACCATTTACCTTTATATAATGAACCAATTCCTGCATCAAGTAGCCAAAATTATGTTACTCCAGAAGCTATTCCCTGGTCTAAAAAAATAACTGAATTAGATGGTTTTATCTTTATTACTCCTGAATACAATCATGGCATAACAGCGGCATTGAAAAATGCAATCGATTATCTTTATCCTGAATGGAACAACAAAGCAGCAGGAATCGTTAGTTATGGTTCGTCGGGTGGTGTACGTGCTACTGAAGCTTTACGTGTTGTTTTAGCTGAATTGCAAGTAGCGGATGTTCGCTCACATACAGCAATGTCTATCTTTACAGATTTTGTAAATATGCATGAATTTAAGCCGGCTTCTTTACATGAAAATGCAGTAAATACAATGTTAACTCAACTAAATACTTGGGCTACAGCCCTGCAACCAATAAGAAATAAAAGTTAG
- a CDS encoding AAA family ATPase, whose protein sequence is MKFVLIFGPQAVGKMTVGQELEKKTDLKLFHNHMTIELLEPYFGFSSEMWKLSDLFRWELFKAVSDIQQEGLIFTYVWAFDQKRDWDYVESICELFESKGATIYFVELASEIEERLKRNKSSNRLEHKPTKRNVDLSEKELKATIKTHRLNSFEGEIKREHYIKLTNTTLSANEAAEIIKVRFNL, encoded by the coding sequence ATGAAATTTGTACTTATATTTGGGCCTCAAGCTGTGGGTAAAATGACTGTAGGACAAGAGTTGGAAAAGAAAACGGATTTAAAATTATTTCACAATCATATGACAATTGAATTGCTAGAACCCTATTTTGGATTTAGTTCTGAAATGTGGAAACTATCCGATTTATTTAGATGGGAACTGTTTAAAGCAGTATCTGATATTCAGCAAGAGGGTTTAATATTCACGTATGTATGGGCGTTCGATCAAAAAAGGGATTGGGACTACGTAGAAAGTATTTGTGAACTATTTGAATCAAAAGGAGCAACGATTTATTTTGTTGAATTAGCATCCGAAATTGAAGAGAGATTAAAACGAAATAAGAGTTCAAATCGTTTAGAGCACAAGCCTACAAAAAGAAATGTTGATTTGTCAGAAAAAGAATTAAAGGCAACAATAAAAACACATCGCTTGAATTCATTTGAAGGTGAAATTAAAAGAGAACACTATATCAAACTAACGAATACTACCTTAAGTGCTAATGAAGCAGCAGAAATAATTAAAGTTAGGTTTAATTTATGA
- a CDS encoding CBS domain-containing protein, which translates to MNNAERFIASFNRIHNFLSFSDNEKEYKKPFYRLLDENEHRNPAVKKYKNDLQIFADLRNVMVHKKLIPNSYIAQPTDNVVKHIEQIEDEIKSPEKVYPLFKRDVVQFNFDDLFTKVLTTISERKFTHFPVYKNKELIGLLTEKGITMWLANQLEDETIYLKKTMVEEIVLEDTRRNNYLFIKKNMSVDVAADLLKNDRRLDALLITENGKVSESPLGIITPSDL; encoded by the coding sequence ATGAATAATGCAGAACGTTTTATTGCTAGTTTTAATCGTATCCATAATTTCTTGAGTTTTTCAGATAACGAAAAAGAATATAAAAAGCCATTTTACCGTTTATTAGATGAAAATGAACACCGCAATCCTGCCGTAAAAAAATATAAGAATGATCTACAAATTTTTGCGGATCTTAGAAATGTTATGGTGCACAAAAAATTAATTCCGAATAGTTATATTGCTCAACCGACAGATAATGTAGTCAAACATATTGAACAAATTGAAGATGAAATAAAAAGTCCTGAAAAAGTCTATCCTTTATTTAAACGTGACGTCGTTCAGTTTAATTTCGATGATTTATTTACAAAAGTGTTAACAACCATTAGTGAAAGAAAATTTACTCATTTTCCGGTGTATAAAAATAAGGAATTGATTGGTTTATTAACGGAAAAAGGAATCACGATGTGGTTAGCGAATCAATTAGAAGATGAAACTATTTATTTGAAGAAAACTATGGTGGAAGAAATCGTCTTAGAAGATACGAGAAGAAATAACTATTTGTTTATTAAAAAAAATATGTCTGTTGACGTTGCTGCAGATCTATTGAAAAATGATAGGCGTTTGGATGCTTTACTCATAACTGAGAATGGCAAAGTATCAGAATCACCTTTAGGTATTATTACTCCTTCCGATTTATAA
- a CDS encoding CDP-alcohol phosphatidyltransferase family protein, whose product MKLQAKDFLTLPNILSYVRLLLIPVFMMQYLTATEIGDYYIAGIIIIFSGLTDLLDGYIARKFNQITELGKLLDPIADKLTQVAVIICLLVHYEKMWIIISLFVAKELFMTVNNFLLYRQGKKLDGAKWFGKVSTAVFYACMTFLVAFPSIQTTTANSLMIITGFFLTLSFVLYGREFFTMYQKN is encoded by the coding sequence ATGAAACTACAAGCAAAAGATTTTCTAACCCTTCCAAATATTTTATCGTATGTTCGTCTATTGCTCATTCCGGTCTTTATGATGCAGTACTTGACAGCTACAGAGATTGGTGATTACTATATTGCAGGAATAATCATTATTTTTTCAGGATTGACGGACTTGCTAGATGGGTATATTGCTCGGAAATTTAATCAAATTACGGAGTTAGGAAAATTACTCGACCCGATTGCTGATAAGCTTACTCAGGTAGCCGTCATTATTTGTTTGCTAGTTCATTATGAAAAAATGTGGATCATTATTTCCTTGTTTGTAGCCAAAGAACTATTTATGACAGTGAATAATTTTTTACTTTATCGCCAAGGTAAGAAACTTGATGGTGCTAAATGGTTTGGGAAAGTATCTACCGCAGTATTCTATGCGTGCATGACGTTTTTGGTGGCATTTCCTAGTATCCAAACAACGACTGCAAATAGCCTAATGATTATTACTGGTTTTTTCTTAACACTCTCATTTGTCTTATATGGGCGTGAGTTCTTTACTATGTATCAAAAAAATTGA
- a CDS encoding lipoprotein, producing the protein MRKILTLLGAVVLLAGCDFIGGGSESTSSSETSSAVTSESMMSSEMSSESSAVASSQSSSIATEESMVDSSATGETATDMVIPLVPQKMELDQGLTLESDSVLQEIEMRMAESEDIGIENDVAIHFTGMYLGETGEMQAIFIIVNRMEVAMTNIEITISFSTVDGDVILDKAAFHLTEESFGVLEPDTAMPIYLNIPPENEEAFFSTSDINNLVYTIDEFDFEER; encoded by the coding sequence ATGAGAAAAATATTAACGCTTCTAGGAGCAGTAGTTTTGTTGGCAGGTTGTGATTTTATTGGAGGAGGTAGTGAGTCGACATCTTCTAGTGAAACGAGTTCGGCAGTAACGAGTGAAAGTATGATGAGCTCCGAAATGTCTTCAGAGTCTTCTGCAGTTGCTTCTTCTCAATCAAGTAGTATTGCTACAGAAGAATCTATGGTAGATTCTAGTGCAACAGGTGAGACAGCAACAGATATGGTTATTCCACTTGTGCCACAAAAAATGGAATTAGACCAAGGGTTGACACTTGAAAGTGATTCTGTATTGCAAGAAATAGAAATGAGAATGGCAGAATCAGAAGATATTGGTATCGAAAATGATGTAGCAATTCACTTCACAGGGATGTATTTAGGTGAGACTGGCGAGATGCAGGCCATTTTTATTATCGTTAACAGAATGGAAGTAGCCATGACAAATATCGAGATTACGATAAGCTTTAGTACTGTCGATGGAGATGTTATTTTAGACAAAGCAGCCTTCCATCTAACAGAAGAATCTTTTGGAGTGTTAGAACCGGATACAGCGATGCCGATTTACTTAAATATTCCACCTGAAAATGAAGAAGCATTTTTCAGTACATCTGATATCAATAATTTAGTTTACACAATTGACGAGTTTGATTTTGAAGAAAGATAA
- a CDS encoding DUF975 family protein: MERREIKRTAKKLLKGNWKVAILNLIIISVLTGAISQGIFALIGSGSSFTMLDSVMQGNLDNSTMAVEPTITASLLTSLVSILISFISGLLTAGYAWNILDMVDGAKLSIEGMFQTFKKERIFKTTGLIIVMTILITLWSLLFIIPGIIKSYSYSQALNLMKDNPSISIMEALDQSRKMMKGNKWKFFLLQLSFIWWYIVPFVLFGLFTLGSIQTINARLEANPNEGIVVILGFILAFLAILLFVILISFYIEPYRITSQQVFYRSLTDGDAYNTVHPTNNNKDDNHYNEDYEGKQLDDVDF; encoded by the coding sequence ATGGAAAGACGTGAAATAAAGAGAACCGCGAAGAAATTATTAAAAGGAAATTGGAAAGTTGCTATTTTAAATTTAATTATTATTTCTGTTTTGACAGGTGCAATTAGCCAAGGTATTTTTGCTTTGATTGGTTCTGGAAGCTCATTTACAATGCTTGATTCTGTCATGCAAGGGAATTTAGATAATTCAACAATGGCTGTTGAACCAACAATTACAGCAAGTTTATTAACTTCACTTGTTAGTATATTGATTAGTTTTATTTCTGGGTTGCTGACTGCTGGTTATGCTTGGAATATTTTAGACATGGTAGATGGAGCAAAATTGTCTATAGAAGGCATGTTTCAAACATTCAAGAAAGAACGTATCTTTAAAACAACAGGTTTGATTATTGTAATGACTATTTTAATCACGCTATGGTCATTATTGTTTATCATACCAGGTATTATTAAAAGTTATAGTTACAGTCAAGCATTGAACCTAATGAAAGATAATCCTTCCATTAGTATTATGGAGGCATTAGATCAAAGTCGTAAAATGATGAAAGGTAATAAATGGAAATTTTTCCTATTACAACTCTCATTCATTTGGTGGTACATCGTACCGTTTGTTCTTTTTGGTTTGTTTACATTAGGGAGTATTCAAACGATTAATGCGAGACTAGAAGCCAATCCTAATGAAGGAATCGTTGTTATTTTAGGTTTTATATTGGCATTTTTAGCCATCTTGCTATTCGTTATTCTGATTTCTTTCTACATTGAACCTTACCGTATAACTTCTCAACAAGTCTTTTATCGCTCGTTAACAGATGGAGATGCTTACAACACTGTACATCCAACTAACAACAATAAGGATGATAATCACTATAATGAGGATTACGAAGGCAAACAATTAGATGACGTAGACTTTTAA
- the nrdF gene encoding class 1b ribonucleoside-diphosphate reductase subunit beta has protein sequence MTTNYTAINWNNIEDMIDKLTWEKLVEQFWTDTRIPLSNDLDDWARLPKNEKDMVGKVFGGLTLLDTLQSQDGVQSLKQSIRTQHEEAVYNNIQFMESMHAKSYSAIFSTLNSKLEIDEIFQWTNTDELLQLKASTINDIYHNGTDLQRKVASVMLESFLFYSGFFAPLHYLGNNKLPNVAEIIKLILRDESVHGTYIGYKFQIAFNQLPDDEKEEIKNWTYELLFKLYQNEVKYAEYLYDEIGWTERVKVFLRYNANKALQNLGFDPLFPDTANDVDPVIMNGISTGTSNHDFFSQVGNGYLLGMVESMETDDYEKWTI, from the coding sequence ATGACAACGAACTATACAGCCATTAACTGGAACAACATTGAAGACATGATTGATAAGTTAACATGGGAAAAATTAGTAGAACAATTTTGGACGGATACACGTATCCCATTATCGAATGACTTAGACGATTGGGCACGACTTCCAAAAAATGAAAAAGACATGGTTGGTAAAGTATTTGGCGGGTTAACCTTATTGGACACACTTCAATCGCAAGATGGAGTGCAGTCGTTAAAACAATCTATCCGTACTCAACATGAAGAAGCTGTCTACAACAATATCCAGTTTATGGAATCAATGCATGCGAAAAGTTACAGTGCGATTTTTAGTACGCTAAATAGCAAACTTGAAATTGATGAAATTTTTCAATGGACAAATACAGACGAGTTATTGCAACTAAAAGCATCAACCATTAATGATATCTACCATAATGGAACAGATTTGCAACGAAAAGTTGCTAGTGTCATGTTGGAATCTTTCTTATTCTATTCAGGCTTTTTTGCCCCACTGCATTATTTAGGAAACAATAAGTTGCCGAATGTAGCTGAAATCATTAAATTGATTTTACGGGATGAATCCGTTCATGGAACATACATTGGGTACAAGTTCCAAATTGCGTTTAATCAGTTGCCTGATGACGAAAAAGAAGAAATAAAAAATTGGACGTATGAATTGCTCTTTAAACTATATCAAAATGAAGTGAAGTATGCAGAATATCTGTATGATGAAATTGGATGGACAGAGCGTGTAAAAGTTTTTCTTAGATACAATGCAAATAAAGCATTGCAGAATCTTGGATTTGACCCGTTATTTCCAGATACAGCTAATGATGTAGATCCAGTTATTATGAACGGTATTTCTACAGGTACATCTAATCATGACTTCTTCTCGCAAGTCGGGAATGGGTATCTACTTGGTATGGTCGAGTCTATGGAGACTGATGATTACGAAAAATGGACTATTTAA
- the nrdE gene encoding class 1b ribonucleoside-diphosphate reductase subunit alpha has translation MKLDKPKLASKPKEVTYFKLNNELNRPVDGKIPLNKDREAVRAYFLEHVNPNTVFFYTLDEKLNYLIEEDYIEEEFLLKYDRAFVRALFDDIYSRKFRFRSFMSAFKFYTQYALKTNDGERFLERYEDRIVFNALYLADGDTELASRLADEIVNQRYQPATPTFLNAGRKRRGELVSCFLIQATDDMNSIGRVVNSALQLSRIGGGVGVNLSNLRASGDPIKKIDNASSGVVPVMKLLEDSFSYSNQLGQRNGAGAVYLNVFHPDIVSFLSTKKENADEKIRVKTLSLGLVVPDKFYELAAHDEQMYLFSPYDVERIYGEPFAYIDITKEYDNMVNNEEIRKSKISARELENEISKLQQESGYPYIINVDTANRENPVYGTITMSNLCSEILQVQEPSLINNDQTYEHLGTDISCNLGSTNIVNLMKSSDFGNSIDTMVRALTMVTDQSSIDAVPSIKNGNDKYHTIGLGAMGLHTYLALNQIHYGSPESVEFTDVYFKLLNYYTLVSSNKVAKERNTTFYNFEKSSYANGTYFDKYINENFVFSSEKVQHLFDGIQVPTIEDWAALKEAVMRDGLYHQNRLAVAPTGSISYVNETSSSLHPITRLIEERQEKKTGKTYYPAPFLSNDTMPYYTSAYDMDMRKVIDVYAAAQKHIDQGMSLTLFLRSEIPEGLYEWKNGRTTKQTTRDLNILRHYAWKKGVKSIYYVRTFTENSEEIGSNACESCTI, from the coding sequence ATGAAATTGGATAAACCTAAATTAGCATCAAAGCCAAAAGAAGTTACGTATTTTAAGTTAAACAATGAACTGAATAGACCTGTAGATGGAAAAATCCCTTTAAACAAGGATCGTGAAGCTGTACGAGCTTATTTTTTAGAACACGTAAATCCGAATACAGTTTTCTTCTACACACTAGATGAAAAATTGAATTATTTAATTGAAGAAGATTATATAGAAGAAGAATTTTTATTAAAATACGACAGAGCATTTGTGCGTGCGTTGTTTGATGACATCTATAGCCGTAAGTTTAGATTTCGTTCATTTATGTCTGCATTTAAATTTTATACTCAATATGCCCTTAAAACAAATGACGGAGAACGTTTCTTAGAACGCTATGAAGATCGGATCGTTTTCAATGCACTGTATTTAGCTGATGGAGACACTGAATTGGCGAGTAGACTTGCGGATGAAATCGTAAACCAACGATACCAGCCTGCTACTCCAACATTTTTAAATGCTGGACGTAAAAGACGTGGAGAATTGGTTTCTTGCTTCTTAATTCAAGCAACAGATGACATGAACAGTATTGGTCGCGTTGTGAATAGTGCGTTGCAATTGTCTCGTATTGGAGGCGGAGTTGGAGTGAATTTATCTAATTTACGTGCTTCTGGCGATCCCATCAAAAAAATCGACAATGCTTCCAGCGGAGTCGTTCCAGTAATGAAATTACTAGAAGATAGTTTCAGCTATTCCAATCAGCTGGGTCAACGTAATGGAGCAGGGGCCGTTTATTTAAATGTCTTCCATCCAGATATTGTTTCGTTTCTTTCAACAAAAAAAGAGAATGCGGATGAAAAAATTCGTGTAAAAACCCTTTCTCTTGGACTAGTTGTGCCAGACAAATTCTATGAATTAGCAGCACATGATGAGCAAATGTATTTGTTTAGTCCATATGATGTTGAACGTATCTATGGGGAACCATTTGCTTATATTGATATCACTAAAGAATACGACAACATGGTGAACAATGAAGAAATACGCAAATCAAAAATCAGTGCCCGTGAATTAGAAAATGAAATATCTAAATTGCAACAAGAATCTGGTTATCCTTATATTATTAACGTCGATACAGCAAATCGTGAAAACCCAGTTTATGGAACCATCACAATGAGCAACTTGTGTAGTGAAATTTTGCAAGTCCAAGAACCTTCACTGATCAACAACGATCAAACATATGAGCATTTAGGAACAGATATCAGCTGCAATCTTGGTTCAACTAATATTGTAAACTTGATGAAATCATCTGATTTTGGAAACTCAATCGACACAATGGTACGGGCTTTAACAATGGTTACTGATCAATCAAGTATTGACGCTGTACCGTCAATTAAAAACGGGAACGATAAATACCATACGATTGGTCTTGGCGCAATGGGACTGCACACGTATTTAGCATTAAATCAAATTCACTATGGTTCACCAGAATCCGTTGAATTTACGGATGTGTACTTTAAACTATTAAATTACTATACGTTAGTATCTAGTAATAAAGTGGCGAAAGAAAGAAACACAACTTTTTATAATTTTGAAAAATCATCGTATGCGAATGGTACTTATTTTGATAAGTACATCAATGAAAATTTTGTTTTTTCAAGTGAAAAAGTTCAACACTTATTCGATGGAATCCAAGTGCCTACTATAGAAGATTGGGCAGCTTTAAAAGAAGCTGTAATGAGAGATGGTTTATACCATCAGAATCGTTTAGCTGTAGCACCAACGGGTTCAATTAGTTACGTAAATGAAACATCATCTAGTTTGCATCCAATCACACGTTTAATCGAAGAACGTCAAGAGAAAAAGACAGGGAAAACTTACTACCCAGCACCTTTCTTATCAAATGACACAATGCCGTATTACACATCAGCTTACGATATGGATATGCGTAAAGTGATTGATGTTTATGCAGCAGCCCAAAAACACATTGATCAAGGTATGAGTTTAACGCTCTTCTTACGCTCTGAAATTCCTGAAGGGTTGTATGAGTGGAAAAATGGACGCACAACCAAACAAACGACACGTGATTTAAATATCTTACGTCATTATGCTTGGAAAAAAGGTGTGAAATCTATTTACTACGTTCGTACATTTACCGAAAATTCAGAAGAAATTGGTTCAAATGCTTGTGAGAGCTGTACCATCTAA
- the nrdI gene encoding class Ib ribonucleoside-diphosphate reductase assembly flavoprotein NrdI, which translates to MKVVYISLTGQTRKFVKKLDMDSLELTPTNPYLALNEPFIIVTPTYDKEATDILNDFIETADNKNNFKGVAGGGNLNFGKLFAFTAKDLAHDYQVPLLHTFEFQGNEEDVAQLKKAVNEIG; encoded by the coding sequence ATGAAAGTTGTTTACATTAGTTTAACAGGCCAAACACGAAAGTTTGTTAAAAAATTAGATATGGATTCGCTGGAATTGACGCCAACGAATCCATATCTTGCTTTAAATGAACCATTTATCATCGTCACCCCTACCTATGATAAAGAAGCAACGGACATATTAAATGATTTTATTGAGACAGCTGATAATAAAAACAATTTTAAAGGAGTAGCAGGTGGTGGGAATTTAAATTTTGGTAAGCTTTTCGCTTTTACAGCCAAAGATCTAGCACATGATTATCAAGTTCCATTGCTACATACCTTTGAATTCCAAGGTAACGAAGAAGACGTTGCACAACTAAAGAAAGCGGTGAATGAAATTGGATAA
- the nrdH gene encoding glutaredoxin-like protein NrdH, producing the protein MAQKTIIVYSKPNCMQCNFTKKYLEDKGVSYEVKDIFESEEALNEVKELGFSSVPVISVEGQEAFNGFRPDLLDQLV; encoded by the coding sequence ATGGCTCAAAAAACGATTATTGTTTACTCTAAACCAAACTGTATGCAATGTAATTTCACTAAAAAATATTTAGAAGATAAAGGTGTATCTTACGAAGTAAAAGATATTTTTGAATCAGAAGAAGCGTTAAATGAAGTCAAAGAACTTGGGTTCAGCTCTGTTCCGGTTATTTCAGTTGAAGGACAAGAAGCATTTAATGGATTTCGCCCAGATCTCCTTGATCAATTAGTATGA
- a CDS encoding PH domain-containing protein: protein MGLIGGLLGNAGNISENEARKKLVGVILESEEIDLAFKLVRDLIIFTNKRLIIINKQGVTGKKTTYHSLPYKSISRFLVETTGHFDLDAELKIFISSANEPAITLQFTNDKHITTIQQALAVAIL, encoded by the coding sequence ATGGGATTAATTGGTGGCCTTTTAGGAAATGCTGGAAATATCAGTGAGAATGAAGCTAGAAAAAAATTAGTTGGAGTTATTTTAGAGTCTGAAGAAATTGATTTAGCTTTTAAGTTAGTCCGTGATCTGATCATATTTACAAATAAACGGCTAATCATCATCAATAAACAAGGAGTTACGGGTAAGAAAACAACTTACCATTCTTTACCTTATAAATCGATCAGTCGATTTTTAGTCGAAACAACCGGACATTTTGATTTAGATGCTGAATTAAAAATTTTTATTTCGAGCGCCAACGAACCAGCTATCACATTACAGTTTACAAACGATAAACACATTACCACTATCCAACAAGCATTGGCTGTCGCTATTCTTTAG
- the glnA gene encoding type I glutamate--ammonia ligase — translation MVKFTRKEVEEASKKENVRFLRLMFTDILGVIKNVEVPISQLKKVLDNELMFDGSSIEGFVRIEESDMYLRPDLDTWLIFPWETTEGAGKIARLICDVYNPDGTPFAGDPRSNLKRTLKEMKELGFTDFNLGPEPEFFLFKLNEKDEPTLELNDAGGYFDLAPTDLGENCRRDIVLQLEDLGFEIEASHHEVAPGQHEIDWKYASAIEACDNIQTFKLIVKTVARKHGLHATFMPKPLYGVNGSGMHFNLSLFTKEGNAFYDKDGDMELSETARQFLAGILDHARAFTAIVNPTVNSYKRLVPGYEAPVYIAWSGRNRSPLIRVPQSRGLSTRVELRSVDPSANPYLSMAVLLKAGLDGIKKEMKAPEPINRNIYAMSENDRHESGIHDLPGTLQEALGYLANDSIIKDGLGGHIYENFMNAKKIEWSAFREQVTEWERDQYLKMY, via the coding sequence ATGGTTAAGTTTACGAGAAAAGAAGTAGAAGAAGCATCAAAGAAAGAAAATGTCCGTTTCTTGAGACTAATGTTTACTGATATTTTAGGAGTTATCAAAAATGTTGAGGTACCCATTAGTCAATTAAAAAAAGTATTGGATAATGAATTGATGTTTGACGGCTCTTCAATTGAAGGATTTGTACGGATCGAAGAAAGTGATATGTATTTAAGACCCGATCTAGATACTTGGTTGATTTTTCCATGGGAAACGACTGAAGGGGCTGGTAAAATCGCTCGACTAATCTGTGATGTTTACAATCCGGATGGCACTCCTTTTGCTGGAGATCCTCGTTCTAACTTAAAGCGTACACTAAAAGAAATGAAAGAATTAGGGTTCACAGATTTTAACTTAGGACCTGAACCTGAATTTTTCCTTTTTAAATTAAATGAAAAAGATGAACCAACTTTAGAGTTGAATGATGCTGGAGGCTACTTTGATTTAGCTCCGACAGACTTAGGTGAAAATTGCCGTCGCGATATCGTATTGCAATTAGAAGATCTAGGTTTTGAAATCGAAGCGAGTCATCATGAAGTTGCACCAGGACAACATGAAATCGATTGGAAATACGCCAGTGCAATAGAAGCGTGTGACAACATTCAAACGTTTAAATTGATTGTTAAAACAGTCGCTCGCAAACATGGATTACACGCTACATTTATGCCTAAGCCACTATATGGCGTGAACGGATCAGGTATGCACTTTAACTTGTCTCTATTTACTAAAGAGGGAAATGCTTTTTATGATAAAGATGGTGACATGGAATTAAGCGAGACAGCACGTCAATTCTTAGCTGGAATTTTAGACCATGCTAGAGCATTTACAGCAATTGTGAATCCTACAGTGAACTCATATAAACGTCTTGTGCCAGGATATGAAGCGCCCGTCTACATCGCTTGGAGCGGTCGTAATCGTTCGCCGCTGATTCGCGTGCCGCAATCAAGAGGTCTGTCTACACGAGTGGAATTGCGTAGCGTCGATCCTAGTGCAAATCCATACCTATCTATGGCTGTTTTATTAAAAGCAGGATTAGATGGCATAAAAAAGGAAATGAAAGCACCAGAACCTATTAACCGTAATATTTATGCAATGAGCGAAAACGATCGTCATGAAAGTGGTATTCATGATCTTCCAGGGACGTTGCAAGAGGCATTAGGATACTTGGCTAATGACAGCATTATTAAAGATGGATTAGGTGGACACATCTACGAAAACTTCATGAATGCAAAGAAAATTGAATGGTCTGCATTCCGTGAGCAAGTCACTGAGTGGGAGAGAGATCAGTACTTAAAAATGTATTAA
- a CDS encoding MerR family transcriptional regulator: MSEKELRRSQSVFPIGTVMKLTDLSARQIRYYEEQDLIHPLRNEGNRRMYSLNDIDVLLEIKDYLSDGINMAGIKRIYELQENKEKAREQEVSKVMTDDDVRKILHDEFLAVSGLGVKTHHSFLDQNRIG, translated from the coding sequence ATGAGTGAGAAAGAACTACGGCGTTCACAATCGGTATTTCCGATTGGTACAGTTATGAAACTGACTGATTTATCTGCTCGACAAATACGTTACTACGAAGAGCAAGATTTGATTCATCCATTACGTAATGAAGGAAATCGGCGAATGTATTCTTTGAATGACATTGATGTTCTTCTTGAGATTAAAGATTATTTATCTGATGGAATCAATATGGCAGGCATCAAACGTATATATGAATTGCAAGAAAACAAAGAAAAAGCTAGGGAACAAGAAGTGTCTAAAGTGATGACAGATGATGATGTTCGCAAAATACTGCACGATGAGTTTTTAGCAGTAAGTGGTTTGGGTGTTAAGACACACCATTCATTTCTAGATCAAAATCGAATAGGATAA